From a single Syntrophobacterales bacterium genomic region:
- the larC gene encoding nickel pincer cofactor biosynthesis protein LarC, translated as MKIAYFDCFMGISGDMTLGALIDVGADAATFRERLSSLGIGGYKLEITKRITGGVEATDVNVLLEAPPHTHRRLSDILGIIDSSGLSARVRETAGRIFLRLANAEARVHGCTPEEVHFHEVGAVDAIVDIVGSVLLLELLNWPKVIASPMPTFYGYTNGAHGVIPLPAPATAEILRGVPWQKLDIEGELVTPTGAAIIAELAADFGHLPQMTVDAVGYGAGKSDFGTANVLRVMLGEETQEDLVSLPSVSVVETNIDDLNPEFYEPVMEKLFAAGALDVFMTPIIMKKNRPGVLLAAICEPGRAKTIADIILSETSTFGVRISVSQRVCLERHRDEITTEFGNVGIKVGERNGRIVTASPEYEDCKKAANAHAVSIRLVYETALAAFRKQSARP; from the coding sequence ATGAAAATCGCTTATTTTGACTGTTTCATGGGAATAAGCGGCGACATGACGCTCGGGGCGCTGATCGATGTGGGCGCAGATGCTGCAACATTTCGCGAGAGGCTCTCTTCACTCGGCATCGGCGGATATAAGCTCGAAATAACGAAAAGGATAACTGGCGGCGTTGAAGCCACCGACGTCAACGTGCTCCTCGAAGCCCCCCCGCACACCCACAGACGTCTCTCGGATATACTTGGCATAATTGATAGTTCAGGGCTTTCCGCCCGCGTGCGGGAAACAGCCGGACGGATATTCCTGCGGCTTGCCAATGCGGAAGCCAGGGTTCACGGCTGCACGCCCGAAGAGGTTCATTTTCATGAGGTCGGCGCTGTTGATGCGATCGTCGATATCGTCGGCTCCGTTCTCCTTCTGGAGCTTTTAAACTGGCCGAAAGTGATAGCGAGCCCAATGCCCACCTTTTACGGATACACGAACGGGGCGCACGGCGTCATCCCCCTGCCCGCGCCGGCCACCGCCGAAATCCTGCGGGGCGTCCCCTGGCAAAAGCTCGATATCGAGGGCGAACTGGTAACGCCGACCGGAGCGGCCATCATCGCGGAGCTTGCCGCCGATTTCGGCCATCTTCCTCAGATGACAGTGGATGCTGTCGGTTACGGCGCTGGGAAAAGCGATTTCGGAACGGCCAATGTGCTGCGGGTAATGCTGGGCGAGGAAACCCAAGAGGATCTCGTGTCCTTGCCTTCTGTCTCGGTCGTTGAAACAAATATCGACGATTTAAATCCCGAATTTTACGAGCCCGTTATGGAAAAGCTCTTCGCCGCCGGGGCGCTTGACGTGTTCATGACCCCGATCATAATGAAGAAAAACAGACCGGGGGTGTTGCTTGCGGCGATCTGCGAGCCAGGACGGGCAAAAACAATCGCCGATATAATTCTCTCCGAAACATCTACCTTCGGGGTCCGAATATCGGTGTCGCAAAGGGTCTGTCTTGAGCGTCATCGTGATGAAATAACTACCGAATTCGGAAATGTGGGCATCAAGGTGGGCGAAAGGAACGGTCGCATAGTCACCGCCTCCCCCGAGTACGAGGACTGTAAAAAAGCGGCAAACGCCCACGCGGTTTCCATCCGCCTGGTTTACGAAACAGCCCTCGCCGCCTTCAGGAAACAATCGGCAAGGCCTTAA
- the amrB gene encoding AmmeMemoRadiSam system protein B has product MDILKFGIPVLTIGAVPSGMDAGEIRPPSVAGQFYPENADILRLAIKKFLEDALPPQGIKPFAVVVPHAGYIYSGQICADGWNQTKNETYDTIVLLGTNHTTANLQKIALYPGSGFRTPLGTAVIDREANAELLSLSPDCILDKAPHQREHSVEVQVPFAQTLFPEAKIIAAVVGQADTALYIRFGKALAAVLKKRRGLIVASSDLSHYPKAEDAQEVDMETLKAIATLNPERLRTTVRSQAARHIPNLSTCACGEAPIIAAMAAAREMGATEGKIISYANSGDIPVGERNRVVGYGALLIAAGYEARGETTPAVASGETSISPSERNYLLSLARETINRYLTVKMTPLPRPSTPLRRELHGVFVTLKKRGNLRGCIGRMVPDRPLAELVATVALESAFEDPRFNPVTLHELPDLEIEISVLTPMKRVAGPADIVVGTDGVMLQKGGRSAVFLPQVATEQGWDREEMLDHLSMKAGLPADAWRDNAIFLTFQAIVFSENET; this is encoded by the coding sequence ATGGACATTCTGAAATTCGGGATTCCCGTTTTGACGATCGGCGCCGTGCCCTCCGGTATGGACGCTGGCGAAATTCGTCCGCCCTCCGTCGCCGGGCAGTTCTATCCTGAAAATGCGGACATTCTGAGGCTTGCCATTAAAAAATTCCTGGAAGATGCGCTGCCCCCGCAGGGGATAAAACCCTTTGCCGTAGTTGTGCCGCACGCCGGCTACATCTATTCGGGACAGATCTGCGCCGATGGCTGGAATCAGACAAAAAACGAAACCTACGATACGATAGTACTGCTCGGAACCAACCACACAACAGCCAATCTTCAGAAAATAGCGCTTTACCCGGGAAGCGGCTTCCGGACCCCTTTGGGAACGGCCGTTATCGATCGGGAGGCTAACGCCGAATTGCTCTCCCTCTCTCCCGACTGCATCCTGGACAAAGCGCCCCACCAGAGGGAACACTCGGTAGAGGTTCAGGTACCCTTCGCCCAGACACTCTTCCCGGAGGCGAAAATCATCGCCGCCGTCGTCGGCCAGGCCGACACCGCCCTCTACATCCGTTTCGGCAAAGCCCTTGCCGCTGTTCTCAAAAAGAGGCGGGGGCTGATCGTCGCCAGTTCCGACCTCTCCCACTACCCAAAAGCCGAAGATGCGCAAGAGGTTGATATGGAGACGCTGAAGGCTATTGCAACCCTTAATCCGGAAAGATTAAGGACGACTGTCCGCTCGCAGGCCGCTCGCCATATCCCCAATCTGTCCACCTGCGCCTGCGGTGAAGCCCCAATCATCGCAGCAATGGCCGCCGCCAGGGAAATGGGCGCAACGGAAGGAAAAATTATCAGCTATGCCAACTCGGGGGATATCCCTGTCGGCGAACGCAACCGCGTCGTCGGCTATGGGGCGCTGCTCATTGCCGCCGGTTATGAAGCTCGCGGTGAGACAACCCCTGCCGTTGCGAGCGGAGAAACTTCCATATCCCCCTCTGAACGTAACTATCTGCTGTCACTGGCCAGAGAAACAATTAATCGTTACCTGACAGTAAAAATGACGCCCTTGCCAAGACCTTCCACCCCGCTTCGGCGCGAGCTGCACGGTGTTTTCGTCACCCTCAAGAAACGGGGCAATCTGCGCGGCTGCATCGGCCGAATGGTCCCCGATCGACCTCTTGCCGAGCTCGTGGCAACCGTAGCCCTGGAATCGGCGTTCGAGGATCCCCGCTTCAACCCGGTCACGCTCCACGAACTTCCCGATCTGGAAATAGAGATTTCCGTTTTAACGCCGATGAAAAGGGTAGCCGGACCCGCCGACATCGTTGTGGGCACAGACGGGGTAATGCTTCAGAAAGGCGGCAGATCCGCCGTCTTTCTCCCCCAGGTCGCCACCGAACAGGGATGGGACAGAGAAGAAATGCTTGATCATCTCAGCATGAAGGCAGGTCTGCCGGCAGACGCCTGGAGGGACAATGCAATTTTTTTGACCTTTCAGGCGATTGTGTTCAGCGAAAATGAAACTTGA
- a CDS encoding helical backbone metal receptor produces the protein MKRVVFHGKIIIMLSVMAAFFAGPPQVMADSPPQRIISLAPNLTEIICDLGLEKRIVAVTDYCDYPPGVASKPKVGGFANPSLEVIVSLKPDLVVVTMDGNPQALELRLRKMGIKTYIFKARRINELPGAIRGLGEALGVRREADLRARWFEEKLRGFEKRKQELLQKKCKKAVFVVQSLPFMAAGKGTIMNDAFEILGMENIAAAGGSGYNKFSLEEIIRLAPDAFFFGKGDGMGERAKPLLKRLAALPAVREGKVFFLDEAVYRLGPRIISVLQEMSDCL, from the coding sequence ATGAAAAGAGTTGTTTTTCATGGGAAAATAATAATTATGCTGAGCGTGATGGCGGCTTTCTTTGCGGGGCCGCCGCAGGTCATGGCGGACTCCCCGCCGCAAAGGATTATCTCCCTCGCGCCGAATCTGACGGAGATTATCTGCGATCTCGGTCTGGAAAAGCGGATCGTCGCGGTGACCGATTACTGCGACTATCCCCCCGGGGTCGCTTCCAAGCCGAAGGTGGGCGGTTTTGCCAATCCTTCCCTGGAAGTCATCGTTTCGCTGAAGCCCGATCTTGTCGTTGTGACAATGGACGGAAATCCGCAGGCGCTGGAGCTCCGCCTCCGAAAAATGGGGATTAAAACCTACATTTTTAAGGCGCGACGGATAAATGAACTTCCCGGGGCGATCCGCGGCCTCGGCGAAGCCCTCGGGGTGAGACGGGAGGCAGACCTCAGGGCGAGGTGGTTTGAGGAGAAACTGCGGGGTTTTGAGAAAAGAAAACAGGAACTGCTGCAAAAAAAGTGTAAAAAAGCGGTCTTTGTTGTCCAGTCCCTGCCGTTCATGGCGGCGGGAAAGGGGACGATCATGAATGATGCCTTTGAAATTCTCGGAATGGAAAACATCGCCGCGGCCGGGGGGAGTGGTTACAACAAGTTCTCGCTGGAGGAGATTATCCGTCTGGCGCCCGATGCGTTTTTTTTCGGAAAGGGAGACGGAATGGGGGAACGGGCCAAACCCCTCCTCAAAAGACTGGCTGCTTTGCCCGCGGTTCGGGAGGGGAAGGTCTTTTTTCTGGACGAGGCGGTTTACCGGCTTGGCCCCAGGATAATAAGTGTATTGCAAGAGATGTCGGATTGTCTTTAA
- a CDS encoding cold-shock protein translates to MSEGTVKWFNEQKGFGFIEDSEGGDVFVHYSAIKSSGFKTLAEGQRVSFEITQGKKGPAAENVMVL, encoded by the coding sequence ATGTCAGAAGGAACGGTAAAGTGGTTCAATGAGCAGAAGGGCTTCGGTTTCATAGAGGACTCCGAGGGCGGCGATGTTTTCGTTCACTACAGCGCCATTAAATCGAGCGGCTTCAAAACGCTGGCCGAGGGTCAGCGCGTCAGTTTCGAAATAACCCAGGGCAAAAAAGGCCCGGCTGCAGAAAACGTAATGGTACTGTAA
- the larB gene encoding nickel pincer cofactor biosynthesis protein LarB, whose protein sequence is MDKKRIEELLEEVKAGDLPIAAAMERLRGLPYEEIGYAKLDTHRSLRNGFPEVVFCQGKTPEQAAQIVKKLSGQHEKIIATRVETNIADAISALVPEATYYPVARIMIVDKTRADNAAAVVNDKYIMVLTGGTADIPVAEEAAITAETMGSIVERSYDVGVAGLHRLLSQRDKIMRANVLVVVAGMEGALPSIVGGLVSRPVIAVPTSIGYGANFGGLSALLAMLNSCASGVVVVNIDNGFGAGYFAHLVNK, encoded by the coding sequence ATGGACAAAAAAAGAATAGAGGAACTCCTTGAAGAAGTGAAGGCAGGCGACCTGCCGATCGCCGCTGCCATGGAACGTCTGCGCGGCCTCCCCTATGAGGAAATTGGCTATGCGAAGCTTGACACGCATCGCTCCCTCCGCAACGGGTTTCCCGAAGTAGTGTTCTGTCAGGGTAAAACACCCGAACAGGCCGCCCAAATCGTCAAGAAACTCTCCGGACAACATGAGAAAATCATTGCCACCCGTGTGGAAACCAACATTGCCGACGCAATCTCCGCCCTTGTTCCTGAGGCAACCTACTATCCGGTCGCGAGGATTATGATAGTAGATAAAACCAGGGCGGATAATGCTGCCGCGGTTGTGAACGACAAGTACATTATGGTGCTGACCGGAGGAACAGCCGATATCCCCGTCGCGGAGGAAGCGGCAATTACCGCAGAGACAATGGGAAGCATTGTGGAGCGCTCCTATGACGTCGGGGTTGCCGGATTGCATCGCCTTCTCTCTCAGAGGGACAAAATAATGCGGGCAAACGTCCTGGTCGTCGTCGCCGGCATGGAGGGAGCGCTGCCGAGCATCGTCGGAGGACTGGTTTCCCGACCGGTGATCGCGGTGCCGACGAGCATCGGCTATGGGGCAAATTTCGGAGGACTCTCCGCACTCTTGGCAATGCTTAACTCCTGCGCCTCCGGCGTCGTTGTCGTCAATATCGACAACGGCTTCGGGGCAGGCTACTTCGCACATCTGGTAAACAAATGA
- a CDS encoding GNAT family N-acetyltransferase: MGKIIAGYYPGAIGRIVEMHGAYYHLHWGFGLFFETKVATELSRFMNRFEEGRDGLWMLEKGGKIAGAIAIDGIKADENEGAHLRWFIIDPQLQGQGWGRRLLNEAVAFCDGKGYRKIYLWTFQGLLSARHLYEATGFRLVFQKDGEQWGTRVTEQLFERFHE, translated from the coding sequence ATGGGAAAAATCATTGCCGGCTATTATCCGGGTGCAATCGGGAGAATCGTCGAAATGCATGGCGCGTACTATCATCTTCACTGGGGATTCGGTCTCTTTTTCGAGACAAAGGTCGCTACCGAACTTTCCCGATTCATGAATCGCTTTGAAGAAGGGCGGGACGGACTATGGATGCTCGAGAAGGGGGGAAAAATAGCGGGGGCAATCGCTATAGATGGGATAAAAGCGGACGAAAACGAAGGCGCGCACCTGCGCTGGTTCATTATTGATCCCCAATTGCAGGGGCAGGGATGGGGCAGGCGTCTTTTAAACGAGGCTGTCGCTTTTTGCGATGGCAAAGGCTACCGCAAGATTTACCTCTGGACTTTTCAAGGTCTCCTTTCCGCTCGTCATCTATACGAAGCAACCGGTTTTCGTCTCGTTTTTCAAAAAGATGGCGAGCAATGGGGAACCAGGGTAACAGAGCAGCTCTTTGAAAGATTCCATGAATGA
- a CDS encoding TonB-dependent receptor, whose protein sequence is MYFGKVFRVLSVAAFLGSFTVHGYGAMPRAVDEAAVLPEVVVTATRDSEEVRRVPANVSVITAKQIEESAATTVVEVLETLESINLVDYTGTGSKTSIDMRGFGGDSPYGKTLVMLDGRRLNRPDMSSANWLQIPLNNVESIEVVRGAGSVLYGDAAVGGVINIITKKGEGKPKFNASIIAGSYGLHDERVAFSGSSEKWSYALTGENNHNSGYRDRSKLSSQGGGFDVGYEASELFNVSLGVAFNKTDYQMPGALTKTQMEQDRRQYQPAGLWAPASSDDDGADTYTDLNLGVRSYLGPWGELSVNFLYGKKELQANMPSWWGHYSDTGIDTYGITPKYILEKDVFGFGNKLLLGIDYYRESYGKEFFTTRERAVKQSWADLARDSLGYYIRDEFSVVKNLILHAGYRYERAKLGGDNTDSVTPANNFSGTDKDYSVEAYEGGATWLFGKQSKVFAKYATVYRIPFLDEIAYFNGFGGGFLMDLEEERGASIEVGTEFYPLKELKIGLTMFRVDMEDEIVYTGVFPAGKNENTGKTRHDGAEISLSYLLGKKAKIYGNFTYHQATFENGANNKKEIPMVPNRMANAGAEIYLPFNVTLRPEIRYAGDSYLGGDNDNSTEKLESRTLFNLYLYYRPTFGKIKTTLFLGAENLTDQKYSSYGYDGGAWNPNTYYPMPGIVLKGGLSLEF, encoded by the coding sequence ATGTATTTCGGTAAAGTTTTCAGGGTTTTGTCTGTTGCTGCGTTTTTGGGATCTTTCACTGTGCACGGGTACGGGGCGATGCCCAGGGCCGTGGACGAAGCCGCCGTTCTGCCGGAGGTGGTTGTAACGGCAACGCGTGACTCGGAGGAGGTGCGCCGGGTTCCGGCCAATGTTTCGGTGATCACGGCAAAACAGATCGAGGAATCGGCGGCAACGACAGTCGTCGAGGTTCTGGAGACGCTGGAAAGTATAAATCTTGTCGATTACACGGGCACAGGTTCGAAGACATCCATAGACATGCGTGGTTTCGGAGGTGATTCTCCCTACGGGAAGACGCTGGTAATGCTGGATGGCCGGAGGCTCAACCGGCCCGACATGTCTTCGGCAAACTGGTTGCAGATACCTCTTAACAACGTCGAAAGTATTGAGGTGGTGCGCGGCGCCGGCAGCGTTTTGTACGGAGACGCCGCGGTGGGCGGCGTTATCAACATCATTACCAAAAAAGGCGAGGGAAAACCGAAATTCAATGCCTCGATAATTGCCGGAAGCTATGGACTGCACGATGAGCGGGTCGCCTTTTCCGGTTCCTCCGAAAAATGGAGCTATGCGCTGACCGGAGAGAACAATCACAATTCCGGGTACAGAGACCGCTCGAAATTGTCCTCCCAGGGCGGAGGTTTTGATGTTGGCTACGAGGCGAGCGAGCTCTTCAATGTTTCGCTGGGGGTGGCGTTCAACAAGACGGACTATCAAATGCCGGGCGCCCTTACCAAGACGCAGATGGAGCAGGACCGGCGGCAGTACCAGCCGGCCGGTTTGTGGGCGCCGGCGTCTTCGGATGACGATGGCGCCGATACTTATACCGATCTCAATTTGGGCGTCAGGTCCTATCTTGGTCCCTGGGGGGAGCTGAGCGTCAATTTTCTGTACGGCAAAAAAGAGCTGCAGGCCAACATGCCGTCCTGGTGGGGTCACTATTCCGACACCGGCATCGACACCTACGGGATAACGCCGAAATACATCCTGGAAAAAGATGTCTTCGGGTTCGGCAACAAATTGCTCCTGGGTATCGATTATTATCGCGAATCGTATGGCAAGGAGTTCTTCACAACCAGGGAAAGAGCGGTAAAGCAAAGCTGGGCCGATCTTGCACGGGACAGCCTTGGCTACTATATCCGGGATGAATTCAGCGTCGTGAAAAATCTGATCCTGCACGCCGGTTATCGATACGAACGGGCAAAACTTGGGGGAGACAACACGGATTCGGTCACTCCGGCCAACAATTTTTCCGGAACGGACAAAGACTACAGCGTCGAGGCTTACGAGGGCGGAGCGACCTGGCTTTTCGGCAAACAATCCAAAGTGTTTGCAAAATATGCAACGGTTTACCGCATTCCTTTTCTCGACGAGATTGCCTATTTTAATGGTTTCGGCGGCGGCTTTCTGATGGACCTCGAAGAGGAAAGGGGCGCCAGCATAGAAGTGGGAACGGAATTTTATCCGCTCAAGGAGTTAAAAATAGGCTTGACCATGTTTCGGGTCGATATGGAGGATGAAATCGTTTACACCGGAGTGTTTCCTGCGGGAAAAAACGAAAATACCGGAAAAACCCGGCATGACGGCGCGGAAATATCCCTCTCCTATCTATTGGGAAAGAAGGCGAAGATTTACGGCAATTTCACCTATCACCAGGCCACCTTTGAAAACGGGGCAAACAACAAAAAAGAGATTCCAATGGTTCCGAACCGGATGGCAAACGCCGGAGCGGAAATATACCTGCCCTTCAACGTTACCCTCCGTCCGGAAATCCGCTATGCGGGGGACTCCTATCTTGGCGGCGACAACGATAACAGCACGGAGAAGCTGGAGTCGCGCACCTTGTTTAACCTCTATCTATATTACCGTCCCACCTTCGGGAAGATTAAAACGACGCTGTTTTTAGGCGCGGAGAATCTTACCGATCAGAAATATTCGTCATACGGTTACGATGGCGGCGCCTGGAATCCCAATACCTACTACCCGATGCCGGGGATTGTCTTGAAGGGAGGACTCTCCTTAGAGTTTTAA